A single region of the Plantactinospora soyae genome encodes:
- a CDS encoding carbohydrate ABC transporter permease — translation MTTTTPPALASPPVKPTGPETRAARVRRRLNNPVATGISIVIAVIWTIPTFGLFVSSFRPEDEIKTTGWWTAFTDPQFTLQNYQEVLFGRSASSGQLAGYFINSMVITIPSVLFPLAFAALAAYALSWINFRGRDWVYIGIFALQIVPLQMALVPLLSFFSEGASVAGIPLTPAWNLEDEGKFVQVWFAHTCFALPCAVFLLHNFISQLPKDLMEAARVDGATHPKIFRSIVLPLIVPALAAFGIFQFLWVWNDLLVALIFAGGGSETAPLTVRLAELAGTRANEWQRLTSGAFISIVVPLIVFLSLQRYFVRGLLAGGVKG, via the coding sequence ATGACCACCACGACCCCGCCCGCGCTGGCCAGTCCGCCCGTCAAGCCGACCGGACCGGAGACCCGGGCCGCCCGGGTACGTCGACGCCTGAACAACCCCGTCGCGACCGGCATCTCGATCGTCATCGCGGTGATCTGGACGATCCCCACCTTCGGCCTCTTCGTCTCCTCGTTCCGGCCCGAGGACGAGATCAAGACCACCGGCTGGTGGACGGCGTTCACCGACCCGCAGTTCACCCTCCAGAACTACCAGGAGGTGCTGTTCGGCCGGTCCGCGTCCTCGGGGCAGCTCGCCGGCTACTTCATCAACTCGATGGTGATCACCATCCCGTCGGTGCTGTTCCCGCTGGCCTTCGCCGCGCTCGCCGCGTACGCGCTGTCGTGGATCAACTTCCGGGGCCGGGACTGGGTCTACATCGGAATCTTCGCGTTGCAGATCGTGCCGCTGCAGATGGCCCTGGTGCCACTGCTCAGCTTCTTCTCCGAGGGGGCGAGCGTGGCCGGTATCCCGCTCACCCCGGCCTGGAACCTGGAGGACGAGGGGAAGTTCGTCCAGGTCTGGTTCGCGCACACCTGCTTCGCCCTACCGTGCGCCGTCTTCCTGCTGCACAACTTCATCTCGCAGCTTCCGAAGGACCTGATGGAGGCGGCCCGGGTCGACGGGGCCACCCACCCGAAGATCTTCCGCTCCATCGTGCTGCCGCTGATCGTGCCGGCGCTGGCCGCGTTCGGCATCTTCCAGTTCCTCTGGGTCTGGAACGACCTGCTGGTGGCGCTGATCTTCGCCGGTGGCGGCAGCGAGACGGCCCCGCTGACCGTACGGCTCGCCGAGCTGGCCGGTACCCGGGCCAACGAGTGGCAGCGGCTGACCTCCGGCGCGTTCATCTCGATCGTCGTACCGCTGATCGTGTTCCTCTCCCTGCAGCGTTACTTCGTGCGTGGCCTGCTGGCCGGCGGCGTCAAGGGCTGA
- a CDS encoding HD domain-containing protein, with protein MASPTYLMTMPLHAVTEVYGEAGLRDRFGLETARFDPVERDRLAAALDLAGTLHRDDRRVREPYVNHLLRVAIRIICYYHVTDVDVIVAALLHDAVEDHPAELAGLPADTSGPVATPAALAAVAQRFNPRVARLVAAVTNPEYDPDRDRNEQYRAHLAESLDREPWARVIKVSDFTDNGVGVIHTTGDKVHRSARKYRPLVPLFRDLVSRPDTPLSAEVRTHIFGQLDLAEERFAAILDDPQDVPASRPVG; from the coding sequence ATGGCCTCGCCGACGTACCTGATGACCATGCCGTTGCACGCCGTGACCGAGGTGTACGGCGAAGCCGGCCTCCGGGACCGGTTCGGGCTGGAGACGGCGCGCTTCGATCCGGTGGAGCGGGACCGCCTGGCGGCGGCGCTGGACCTGGCCGGCACGCTGCACCGCGACGACCGCCGGGTACGCGAGCCGTACGTCAACCACCTGCTCCGGGTCGCGATCCGGATCATCTGCTACTACCACGTCACCGACGTGGACGTGATCGTCGCAGCCCTGCTGCACGACGCCGTGGAGGACCATCCGGCGGAACTGGCCGGGCTGCCCGCCGACACCTCCGGCCCGGTCGCCACCCCGGCCGCGCTGGCCGCCGTCGCGCAGCGGTTCAACCCCCGGGTCGCCCGACTCGTCGCGGCGGTGACCAATCCGGAGTACGACCCCGACCGCGACCGGAACGAGCAGTACCGGGCGCACCTGGCGGAGAGCCTCGACCGGGAGCCGTGGGCCCGGGTGATCAAGGTTTCCGACTTCACCGACAACGGCGTGGGGGTCATCCACACCACCGGCGACAAGGTGCACCGCTCGGCCCGGAAGTACCGGCCCCTGGTGCCGCTCTTCCGCGACCTGGTCAGCCGGCCGGACACGCCGTTGTCGGCCGAGGTGCGGACGCACATCTTCGGTCAACTCGACCTCGCCGAAGAGCGCTTCGCGGCCATTCTCGACGACCCGCAGGACGTGCCGGCGAGCCGGCCGGTGGGATAG
- a CDS encoding metallophosphoesterase family protein, protein MVIRIAAVGDVHLDQDVVGRFRPALEQLPDSADVLLLAGDLTRHGTESEARCVATEFGGLGVPVVAVLGNHDYHCDQVPAVIRILEDAGILVLEGTNVVLDCTGVRLGIAGAKGFGGGFAGRCASEFGEPEMKDFVRTTSAISEQLGVALREMDCDVRVALTHYAPVPDTLVGEPPEIYPFLGSYLLGQAIDSAPTELAVHGHAHAGSERGTTPGGVRVRNVAHPVIKQAYSVFHLHEPYATATGGKVSAISGSGSS, encoded by the coding sequence ATGGTGATCCGGATCGCGGCCGTCGGCGACGTGCACCTGGACCAGGACGTGGTCGGACGGTTCCGGCCGGCGCTGGAGCAGTTGCCGGACAGCGCCGACGTACTGCTGCTGGCCGGTGACCTGACCCGGCACGGCACCGAGTCCGAGGCCCGGTGCGTGGCGACCGAGTTCGGTGGCCTGGGAGTGCCGGTGGTGGCGGTGCTGGGCAACCACGACTACCACTGCGACCAGGTACCGGCGGTGATCCGGATCCTGGAGGACGCCGGGATCCTGGTACTGGAGGGCACGAACGTGGTGCTGGACTGCACCGGGGTACGGCTCGGCATCGCCGGCGCCAAGGGGTTCGGCGGAGGCTTCGCCGGACGCTGTGCCAGCGAGTTCGGCGAGCCGGAGATGAAGGACTTCGTCCGGACCACCAGCGCCATCTCCGAGCAGCTCGGCGTGGCGCTACGGGAGATGGACTGCGACGTACGGGTGGCGCTGACGCACTACGCGCCGGTACCCGACACCCTGGTCGGCGAGCCGCCGGAGATCTATCCGTTCCTCGGGTCGTACCTGCTCGGTCAGGCCATCGACTCGGCGCCGACCGAGCTGGCCGTGCACGGGCACGCGCACGCGGGCAGCGAGCGGGGCACCACTCCGGGCGGGGTCCGGGTTCGCAACGTCGCCCACCCAGTGATCAAGCAGGCGTACAGCGTGTTTCACCTGCATGAGCCGTACGCCACAGCCACCGGCGGCAAGGTTTCCGCGATCAGCGGCTCGGGTAGTTCCTGA
- a CDS encoding nucleotidyltransferase family protein yields MDHRGDETLLATLKRVAAVLKQSEIPFALGGSFAVYAHGGHSSDHDVDFLIREQDTERALEALVEAGFTADRPPEDWLVKVWDNDRLVDLIHRPIETPVTDETFRDTVVRPVDAIHMPVLSATHLMVHKLLSFSQHYCDFARGLPLARSLREQIDWDRVRKETAHSPYAEAFLVLLDRLDVVSYRPVGEEKEVTA; encoded by the coding sequence ATGGATCACCGAGGCGACGAGACCCTCCTAGCCACCCTTAAACGGGTCGCCGCCGTCCTCAAGCAGTCCGAGATTCCGTTCGCCCTGGGCGGCAGTTTCGCCGTCTACGCCCACGGCGGCCATTCCAGCGACCACGACGTGGACTTCCTCATCCGGGAGCAGGACACCGAGCGCGCCCTGGAGGCGTTGGTCGAGGCCGGCTTCACCGCCGACCGCCCGCCGGAGGACTGGCTCGTCAAGGTCTGGGACAACGACCGGCTGGTGGACCTCATCCACCGGCCGATCGAGACCCCGGTGACCGACGAGACCTTCCGGGACACGGTCGTCCGGCCGGTCGACGCCATCCACATGCCGGTGCTCTCGGCGACCCACCTGATGGTGCACAAACTGCTGAGCTTCTCGCAGCACTACTGCGACTTCGCCCGAGGACTGCCCCTCGCCCGGTCGCTGCGCGAGCAGATCGACTGGGACCGGGTACGCAAGGAGACTGCGCATTCCCCCTATGCCGAGGCCTTCCTGGTACTGCTGGACCGGCTGGACGTGGTGTCCTACCGCCCGGTCGGCGAGGAGAAGGAGGTAACGGCGTGA
- a CDS encoding SDR family NAD(P)-dependent oxidoreductase, whose protein sequence is MADRSVLITGGLGGLGGAVTDAFVAAGWRVVLPVRSGATDLGSTSGGTAQGPGVLRLAADLTDPEQVARTVDAAANDADAPLRAVVNLAGGYASGGRIHETPVADFEQMLVRNLRPTYLVTREALPYLVDAGGGAVVCVSSRAALAPFPGAAGYVTAKAAVLAFASAVAVEYRQSGVRCNTVVPSVIDTPANRAAAPNADHSRWVAPAEIAGVIRFLASDESAPTSGATIPVYGRA, encoded by the coding sequence ATGGCGGATCGAAGTGTGCTCATCACCGGTGGCCTGGGCGGCCTCGGCGGCGCGGTCACCGACGCGTTCGTCGCCGCCGGTTGGCGGGTGGTCCTGCCCGTACGGTCGGGTGCCACCGACCTCGGGTCGACGTCCGGCGGCACGGCGCAGGGCCCCGGGGTGCTCCGGTTGGCCGCCGATCTCACCGATCCTGAGCAGGTCGCCAGGACGGTCGACGCCGCCGCGAACGACGCCGACGCCCCGCTGCGGGCGGTGGTCAACCTGGCCGGCGGGTACGCCTCCGGCGGCCGGATACACGAAACCCCGGTCGCCGACTTCGAGCAGATGCTCGTCCGCAACCTGCGCCCGACGTACCTGGTCACCCGGGAGGCGTTGCCGTACCTGGTGGACGCGGGCGGCGGGGCGGTGGTCTGCGTCTCGTCCCGGGCGGCACTCGCGCCGTTCCCGGGTGCCGCCGGTTACGTCACGGCGAAGGCGGCCGTGCTCGCCTTCGCCTCGGCGGTCGCCGTCGAGTACCGGCAGTCCGGGGTCCGGTGCAACACGGTCGTCCCGAGCGTCATCGACACGCCGGCCAACCGGGCGGCTGCGCCCAACGCGGATCACTCACGTTGGGTGGCACCGGCGGAGATCGCCGGGGTGATTCGCTTTCTGGCCAGCGACGAGTCGGCGCCGACGAGCGGCGCGACCATACCGGTGTACGGCCGGGCCTGA
- a CDS encoding ABC transporter substrate-binding protein produces the protein MAVKSRPRQALVIASVLTLALGATACSGESDSGLDPDSPECAPYTNYQGHDGESVSIYASIRDKEADLLRESWKQFEDCTGIEIDYDGSGEFEAQLQVQVDGGNPPDLAFIPQPGLLARFAQANKLKPMTPELKTIADGNYPADWLKYATVGGQLYGTPLGANVKSFVWYSPKMFTEKGYQVPTTWQDLMTLSDKIAATNQKPWCVGIESGEATGWPATDWVEDLMLRTQTPEVYDQWTTHGIPFNDPRVAQAFEQVGSVLKNPKYVNGGYGDVKSLTTTPFQEGGLPILQGQCTLHRQANIYGNYLPAGTKVAPDGDMYAFYLPTIDPSKGKPVLVAGEFTVAFTDTEATNAVRSYLASGEYANSRAKLGNWITPNNKLDVSTVTQEVDKLSMQLLLDKSAVFRFDGSDLMPAAVGSGTMWKGMVDWINGKDTKSTLDFIEGSWPK, from the coding sequence ATGGCGGTCAAGTCCAGACCACGCCAGGCCCTCGTTATCGCCAGCGTGTTGACCCTGGCACTCGGCGCCACCGCCTGTTCCGGCGAGAGCGACAGCGGGCTCGACCCGGACTCTCCGGAGTGCGCCCCGTACACGAACTACCAGGGTCACGATGGTGAGTCGGTCTCCATCTACGCGTCGATCCGGGACAAGGAGGCGGACCTGCTCCGCGAGTCCTGGAAGCAGTTCGAGGACTGCACCGGCATCGAGATCGATTACGACGGCAGCGGCGAGTTCGAGGCGCAGCTCCAGGTCCAGGTGGACGGCGGCAACCCGCCCGACCTGGCCTTCATCCCCCAGCCCGGTCTGCTGGCCCGGTTCGCCCAGGCGAACAAGCTCAAGCCGATGACGCCGGAGCTGAAGACCATCGCCGACGGCAACTACCCGGCGGACTGGCTCAAGTACGCCACCGTCGGCGGGCAGCTCTACGGCACCCCGCTCGGCGCCAACGTGAAGTCCTTCGTCTGGTACTCGCCGAAGATGTTCACCGAGAAGGGCTACCAGGTGCCCACCACCTGGCAGGACCTGATGACGCTCAGCGACAAGATCGCCGCCACCAACCAGAAGCCCTGGTGCGTCGGAATCGAGTCGGGTGAGGCCACCGGTTGGCCCGCGACCGACTGGGTCGAGGACCTGATGCTGCGTACGCAGACGCCGGAGGTCTACGACCAGTGGACCACCCACGGCATCCCGTTCAACGACCCCCGGGTGGCCCAGGCCTTCGAGCAGGTCGGCTCGGTGCTGAAGAACCCGAAGTACGTCAACGGCGGCTACGGTGACGTGAAGAGCCTGACCACCACCCCGTTCCAGGAGGGTGGCCTGCCGATCCTGCAGGGCCAGTGCACGCTGCACCGGCAGGCGAACATCTACGGCAACTACCTGCCGGCCGGCACCAAGGTCGCCCCGGACGGCGACATGTACGCCTTCTACCTGCCGACGATCGACCCGAGCAAGGGCAAGCCGGTGCTGGTTGCCGGCGAGTTCACCGTGGCGTTCACCGACACGGAGGCGACCAACGCGGTTCGCAGCTACCTCGCCTCCGGTGAGTACGCCAACTCACGGGCCAAGCTCGGCAACTGGATCACGCCGAACAACAAGCTGGACGTGAGCACCGTGACTCAGGAGGTCGACAAGCTCTCGATGCAGCTCCTGCTCGACAAGAGCGCGGTCTTCCGGTTCGACGGCTCCGACCTGATGCCCGCCGCCGTCGGCTCGGGCACCATGTGGAAGGGCATGGTCGACTGGATCAACGGTAAGGACACCAAGAGCACCCTCGACTTCATCGAAGGCTCCTGGCCGAAGTAG
- a CDS encoding GPGG-motif small membrane protein: MEFLLWILAVVLVVAGVFALFRRQILWGVVLIVVGLIVGPFGVSIF; the protein is encoded by the coding sequence ATGGAATTTTTGCTCTGGATTCTCGCGGTAGTACTCGTGGTCGCCGGCGTGTTCGCACTGTTCCGGCGGCAGATCCTCTGGGGCGTCGTGCTCATCGTCGTAGGGCTGATCGTCGGCCCCTTCGGCGTCAGCATCTTCTAG
- a CDS encoding sigma-70 family RNA polymerase sigma factor → MAGAGTRATGRNDEGTVGNVEKKIVMRTDEVAEERDLVGVYLHEISRTPLLDAAAEVDLSKAIEAGLYAEHLIDEDKLPVGVGHAELERLVVEGERAKDLFIRANLRLVVSIARRYVRSGMPMLDLIQEGNTGLVRAVEKFDYERGYKFSTYATWWIRQAISRAIAQQERTVRLPVHLVEDVNRMRNVARQLTRELGSDPEPEQIAAALGVPVERVHELVRWSQDTVSLDTPVGDDGDTNLGDLVADSDAPSPEEIVLTGLERQRIEGLLNHLDDRSAGIMRARYGLEDGREHSLTEVASRFSLSRERIRQLEIQALGRLRELARAEGLAAA, encoded by the coding sequence ATGGCAGGAGCAGGAACCCGGGCCACCGGGAGGAACGACGAGGGGACCGTGGGGAACGTGGAGAAGAAGATCGTGATGCGAACCGACGAGGTCGCCGAGGAGCGCGACCTGGTCGGCGTGTACCTGCACGAGATCTCCCGCACACCGCTGCTCGACGCCGCCGCGGAGGTCGACCTCTCCAAAGCCATCGAGGCAGGCCTCTACGCCGAACATCTCATCGACGAGGACAAGCTGCCGGTTGGCGTGGGCCACGCGGAGCTTGAGCGGCTGGTGGTCGAGGGCGAGCGGGCCAAGGACCTGTTCATCCGGGCGAACCTCCGGCTGGTGGTGTCGATCGCCCGCCGGTACGTCCGGTCCGGCATGCCGATGCTCGACCTGATTCAGGAGGGCAACACCGGCCTGGTCCGGGCGGTCGAGAAGTTCGACTACGAGCGCGGCTACAAGTTCTCGACGTACGCCACCTGGTGGATCCGCCAGGCGATCAGCCGGGCCATCGCCCAGCAGGAGCGCACCGTACGGCTGCCGGTGCACCTGGTCGAAGACGTCAACCGGATGCGCAACGTGGCCCGCCAGCTCACCCGTGAACTGGGTTCCGACCCGGAGCCGGAGCAGATCGCGGCAGCGTTGGGCGTACCGGTGGAGCGGGTCCACGAGCTGGTCCGCTGGTCGCAGGACACGGTGTCGCTGGACACCCCGGTCGGGGACGACGGGGACACCAACCTCGGTGACCTGGTCGCCGACAGCGACGCACCGTCGCCCGAGGAGATCGTGCTGACCGGCCTGGAGCGGCAGCGCATCGAGGGGCTGCTCAACCACCTCGACGACCGTTCGGCCGGCATCATGCGGGCCCGGTACGGCCTGGAGGACGGTCGGGAGCACTCGCTCACCGAGGTGGCGTCCCGGTTCTCGCTCT
- the murQ gene encoding N-acetylmuramic acid 6-phosphate etherase, producing the protein MTAERVEPGSLAATPRLESDAGSPYPLAEPAYRPDDPGPVAGHRGGRDQDPRAVVRVSSPTERRNPRSSELDLMSTRDVLKVINDDDRRVPAAVATVLDEIAVAVELAVTALRGGGRVHYFGAGTSGRLGVLDAAELAPTFNAPDRWFCAHLAGGPEAMWRAVEDAEDDEAGGAAEARECVRAGDLVVGLAASGRTPYVLGALRAATDLGADTVLFCADPSAAAARSVTVFIGVDTGPEVVTGSTRMKAATAQKLVLNGFSTAVMVRLGRVYSNLMIDMVATNAKLRGRMISILVEATGCAEEVAQRALTEADGDLKAALVSLLSGAAVADARAALERSANQVRGAIALLAS; encoded by the coding sequence ATGACGGCCGAACGGGTCGAGCCCGGTTCGCTCGCCGCCACCCCGCGTTTGGAATCCGACGCGGGGTCGCCTTACCCGCTGGCCGAGCCGGCCTACCGGCCGGACGACCCGGGACCGGTCGCCGGCCACCGGGGCGGCCGTGACCAGGATCCGCGCGCCGTGGTACGGGTCAGTTCGCCGACCGAGCGCCGGAATCCGCGCAGTTCGGAACTGGACCTGATGTCCACCCGGGACGTGCTGAAGGTGATCAACGACGACGACCGACGGGTTCCCGCCGCCGTCGCCACGGTGCTCGACGAGATCGCCGTCGCGGTCGAACTGGCCGTGACGGCGTTGCGCGGCGGAGGTCGGGTGCACTACTTCGGCGCCGGTACCTCGGGGCGGCTGGGCGTGCTCGACGCAGCCGAACTGGCGCCCACCTTCAACGCGCCGGACCGCTGGTTCTGCGCCCACCTCGCCGGTGGGCCGGAGGCGATGTGGCGGGCCGTCGAGGATGCCGAGGACGACGAGGCCGGCGGTGCCGCGGAGGCACGCGAGTGCGTACGGGCCGGCGACCTGGTGGTCGGACTGGCCGCCAGCGGACGTACGCCGTACGTGCTGGGCGCGCTCCGGGCCGCAACCGACCTGGGCGCCGATACCGTGCTGTTCTGCGCCGATCCGAGTGCCGCGGCGGCGCGATCGGTGACGGTGTTCATCGGGGTGGACACCGGACCCGAGGTGGTTACCGGCTCCACGCGGATGAAGGCCGCGACGGCCCAGAAACTGGTCCTGAACGGCTTTTCCACGGCCGTGATGGTGCGGCTCGGTCGGGTCTACTCAAACCTGATGATTGACATGGTGGCCACCAACGCGAAGTTGCGGGGCCGAATGATCTCGATTCTGGTGGAAGCGACCGGTTGCGCCGAAGAGGTCGCCCAGCGGGCATTGACCGAGGCCGACGGTGACCTGAAAGCCGCCCTGGTGTCGTTGCTGTCCGGTGCGGCCGTCGCGGACGCCAGGGCCGCGCTGGAACGCTCGGCCAACCAGGTCCGGGGTGCCATCGCGCTGCTCGCCAGCTGA
- a CDS encoding M23 family metallopeptidase → MRSRLFALVGSGLLLAAVVLVPASPAAAAPTFKVPFPCGQSWSGQTRTNHSPTNAVDFNRTDDQGDPVVASAPGTVDVVADLGGTSYGKYVRINHGGGFTTYYAHLNGFNTAVGRTVDYGTVIGYVGTTGGSTGPHLHYEQRSGGSAVQVRFNGTLALYWGTRTYTSDNACSGGGTGTGSGTVNTAGTALTVRSGPGTTYASVGTVADGAGVTIHCQTAGTTVTGTYGTSNIWDRIGTGRFISDTYVLTGYDGYIPGVPRC, encoded by the coding sequence ATGCGTTCGCGCCTGTTTGCCCTCGTCGGAAGCGGCCTGCTCCTGGCCGCCGTGGTGCTCGTGCCGGCCTCGCCGGCCGCCGCCGCGCCAACGTTCAAGGTTCCGTTCCCCTGCGGCCAGTCCTGGTCCGGCCAGACCCGGACCAACCACAGCCCGACCAACGCCGTCGACTTCAACCGGACCGACGACCAGGGCGACCCGGTGGTGGCCAGCGCGCCGGGCACCGTCGACGTGGTCGCCGACCTCGGCGGCACCAGCTACGGCAAGTACGTCCGGATCAACCACGGTGGCGGCTTCACGACGTACTACGCCCACCTGAACGGCTTCAACACCGCCGTCGGCCGGACCGTCGACTACGGCACCGTCATCGGGTACGTCGGCACGACCGGCGGGTCCACCGGCCCGCACCTGCACTACGAGCAGCGGTCGGGTGGCAGCGCGGTCCAGGTCCGGTTCAACGGGACGCTGGCGCTCTACTGGGGCACCCGGACCTACACCAGCGACAACGCCTGCTCCGGCGGGGGCACCGGCACCGGCTCGGGCACGGTGAACACCGCGGGTACCGCGCTCACGGTCCGCTCCGGCCCCGGCACCACCTACGCCTCGGTCGGCACGGTGGCCGACGGAGCCGGCGTCACGATCCACTGCCAGACCGCCGGTACGACCGTGACCGGCACCTACGGCACCAGCAACATCTGGGACCGGATCGGCACCGGGCGGTTCATCTCCGACACGTACGTCCTGACCGGCTACGACGGCTACATCCCGGGCGTACCCCGCTGCTGA
- a CDS encoding carbohydrate ABC transporter permease — MEFADEAPKLLMLLYGLIAFAVVVGGLLVLLDVVPAWFARRREAALLAAATTGGAGTAAPPPARRRSVANRREGGLGLFFLLPTLLLLAVGLIVPAIRTFLLSFMDGGSRNWVGFSNYTWMFSQDEIFSVLTNTLVWVILVPLVATAIGLIYAVLVDRARFESVAKALIFMPMAISFVGASIIWKFVYAYRSGEYDQIGLLNHVWKMLGGEPQQWLSNPPLNTLLLIVIMIWIQAGFAMVVLSAAIKAIPGDVIEAARLDGVNPWQMFWQITMPSIRPALIVVVVTVSIATLKVFDIVRTTTNGNYDTGVIANEMYNQAFRFGQTGQGSALAVFLFVLVIPIVIYQVHNLRKQREV; from the coding sequence ATGGAGTTCGCCGACGAGGCACCGAAGCTACTGATGCTGCTGTACGGCCTGATCGCGTTCGCGGTCGTGGTCGGCGGCCTGCTGGTGCTGCTGGACGTCGTACCCGCGTGGTTCGCCCGACGCCGCGAGGCCGCCCTGCTCGCGGCGGCAACGACCGGCGGGGCGGGAACCGCCGCGCCACCGCCGGCGCGTCGCCGCTCGGTGGCCAACCGCCGGGAGGGTGGTCTCGGGCTGTTCTTCCTGCTGCCCACCCTGCTGCTGCTGGCCGTCGGGCTGATCGTCCCGGCCATCCGGACCTTCCTGCTGTCCTTCATGGACGGAGGTAGCCGGAACTGGGTCGGGTTCAGCAACTACACCTGGATGTTCAGCCAGGACGAGATCTTCAGCGTGCTGACCAACACCCTCGTCTGGGTGATCCTGGTCCCGCTGGTGGCCACCGCGATCGGCCTGATCTACGCGGTCCTGGTCGACCGGGCCCGGTTCGAGTCGGTGGCCAAGGCCCTGATCTTCATGCCGATGGCCATCTCGTTCGTCGGCGCCAGCATCATCTGGAAGTTCGTCTACGCCTACCGGTCCGGCGAGTACGACCAGATCGGCCTGCTCAACCACGTCTGGAAGATGCTCGGCGGCGAGCCCCAGCAGTGGCTCTCCAACCCGCCGCTGAACACCCTGCTGCTGATCGTGATCATGATCTGGATCCAGGCCGGCTTCGCCATGGTGGTGCTCTCGGCGGCGATCAAGGCCATCCCGGGCGACGTCATCGAGGCCGCCCGGCTCGACGGGGTCAACCCCTGGCAGATGTTCTGGCAGATCACGATGCCGAGCATCCGGCCGGCGCTGATCGTCGTCGTGGTCACCGTCTCGATCGCCACGCTCAAGGTCTTCGACATCGTCCGGACCACGACCAACGGCAACTACGACACCGGTGTGATCGCCAACGAGATGTACAACCAGGCCTTCCGGTTCGGCCAGACCGGACAGGGCTCGGCCCTGGCCGTCTTCCTCTTCGTGCTGGTGATCCCGATCGTGATCTACCAGGTCCACAACCTGCGCAAGCAGCGGGAGGTATGA
- a CDS encoding MurR/RpiR family transcriptional regulator, translated as MVKSAKVSASHETAGLIVHISGLLPSLSPAEQRVARLVVADPADAARRTITDLATAAETSEATVIRFCRSVGMDGYPQLRIRLAAEAARRVEPPDARVVGGDIPPGADMAQIIATIAFSDARAVEETAEQLDPAVCEQVVEAINGASRIDIYGAAASGFVASDFQQKLHRIGRTAFYFPDVHVALTSAALLGKGDVAVGISHTGTTLDAVEVLEQARARGATTVALTNFPRSPITEVADFVLTTAARETTYRSGAMASRLAQLTVVDCLFVGVAARNRARAKKALEVTAEAVQPHRVKGRRS; from the coding sequence GTGGTGAAGTCTGCGAAGGTTTCTGCGAGTCATGAGACGGCTGGGCTGATTGTCCATATCAGCGGCCTGCTGCCGTCGTTGTCGCCCGCCGAACAACGGGTGGCGAGACTCGTCGTGGCGGATCCCGCCGATGCGGCTCGCCGTACGATCACCGATCTGGCGACCGCGGCCGAGACGTCCGAGGCCACCGTCATCCGGTTCTGCCGTTCGGTCGGCATGGACGGCTACCCGCAGCTGCGCATCCGGCTCGCGGCCGAGGCCGCCCGCCGGGTCGAGCCGCCGGACGCCCGGGTCGTCGGCGGTGACATCCCACCCGGCGCCGACATGGCGCAGATCATCGCGACGATCGCGTTCAGCGACGCGCGCGCGGTCGAGGAGACGGCCGAGCAGCTCGACCCGGCCGTCTGCGAACAGGTGGTCGAGGCGATCAATGGCGCCAGCCGGATCGACATCTACGGCGCCGCGGCGAGTGGCTTCGTAGCCTCCGACTTCCAGCAGAAACTGCACCGGATCGGCCGGACCGCGTTCTACTTCCCGGACGTGCACGTCGCACTGACCTCGGCGGCCCTGCTCGGCAAGGGCGACGTCGCGGTGGGCATCTCGCACACCGGTACGACGCTGGACGCCGTCGAGGTGCTGGAACAGGCGCGGGCGCGCGGGGCGACCACGGTCGCGCTGACGAACTTCCCGCGTTCGCCGATCACCGAGGTCGCCGACTTCGTGCTCACCACGGCGGCTCGGGAGACGACGTACCGGTCCGGCGCGATGGCCAGCCGCCTGGCCCAGCTGACGGTGGTCGACTGCCTCTTCGTCGGGGTCGCGGCCCGCAACCGGGCCAGGGCGAAGAAGGCGCTCGAAGTCACCGCCGAGGCGGTGCAGCCGCACCGGGTCAAGGGGCGGCGGTCATGA